The following are encoded in a window of Trichocoleus sp. genomic DNA:
- a CDS encoding DUF2231 domain-containing protein, with product MFKYLPPLNEHNLPYPDTIHPIVVHFVIAMVLFAVFCDVIGFFTKNARLYEVSWWNLAFATVSIFIAIIFGQIEAGLAEPYAAAVSTLNVHTILGWSLSAILAIVTAWRYVIRLQEKPQLPIPYLVASVFLVGLVLAQSYLGSLLVWVYGLHTIPVVDAIRGGLS from the coding sequence GTGTTTAAGTACCTTCCACCGCTTAACGAGCATAATCTCCCCTACCCTGATACCATTCATCCGATCGTGGTGCATTTCGTCATTGCGATGGTATTGTTTGCTGTTTTCTGTGATGTTATTGGATTTTTTACTAAAAATGCGCGGCTCTATGAGGTGAGTTGGTGGAATCTGGCATTTGCAACGGTCTCGATCTTCATTGCCATTATCTTTGGACAAATTGAAGCAGGCTTAGCAGAACCTTATGCTGCAGCTGTCTCAACGCTAAATGTTCATACAATTTTGGGCTGGTCGCTCTCGGCAATTTTAGCGATCGTGACAGCATGGCGTTATGTCATTCGGTTACAGGAAAAACCGCAGTTACCCATTCCTTATCTCGTAGCGAGTGTGTTCTTAGTTGGGTTGGTTCTTGCTCAGTCATACCTGGGTAGCTTGCTCGTCTGGGTTTATGGTTTGCACACGATTCCGGTTGTTGATGCAATTAGAGGGGGGTTGTCATGA
- a CDS encoding DUF2231 domain-containing protein, translating into MNPELLEQWHSLGVNGLPYQIPIHPNLVHLTLGLFIVAIAFDIVAAFFPVEKSVFKFLAIPVTRSALFDVGWYNLLAAAIITFFTVIAGFFEISLAVPLADVTSAWGYHALETMILHGVGGVLILTLIVAMTVWRGFQRYGWRKDMARQVQWSYLVAGLFVFVLMFAQGTLGAHLGAEFGIHVTADQMLYLGEDPNQL; encoded by the coding sequence ATGAATCCAGAATTGCTGGAACAGTGGCATAGCCTGGGTGTCAACGGGTTGCCTTATCAAATTCCCATTCATCCCAATCTTGTGCACCTCACCTTGGGATTATTTATTGTGGCGATCGCCTTTGATATTGTTGCTGCCTTTTTTCCGGTTGAAAAATCTGTTTTTAAGTTTCTGGCGATTCCAGTTACTCGCTCTGCACTGTTTGATGTTGGCTGGTATAACCTCCTAGCAGCCGCAATCATCACCTTTTTCACGGTCATTGCTGGTTTTTTTGAAATTTCTTTGGCTGTACCCCTGGCAGATGTAACCAGTGCATGGGGATATCACGCTTTGGAAACAATGATTTTACATGGCGTCGGGGGTGTCTTAATTTTGACATTGATTGTGGCAATGACTGTTTGGCGCGGTTTTCAGCGTTATGGCTGGCGCAAAGATATGGCGAGACAGGTGCAGTGGAGCTACCTGGTTGCTGGTTTATTTGTTTTTGTCCTGATGTTTGCGCAAGGAACACTGGGCGCACATCTAGGTGCTGAGTTTGGCATTCACGTTACAGCAGATCAAATGCTGTATTTAGGCGAAGACCCCAATCAACTGTAG